A window from Flavobacterium gyeonganense encodes these proteins:
- a CDS encoding T9SS type A sorting domain-containing protein — translation MNAKPGSYYVVVKDSKKVEVTSNTIVVTQPDPLVFSTTQEPVKCFGDSNGTITVTASGGNGNFSYRYFHKGLLVKDWQNFTNATNTTISDLAEGDYIIDVKDSQGCSSANTTVKITTPTALSITAVTSAATGKGLSNGSASITAQGGNGNYTYKWFKSDNTNSNQNTNTAANLAAGKYYVVVSDSKSCELISELLEITEPPLLETSIAVQNVILCNGDKNGSLKPTTIGGFLKSGENYTYQWFENGNPTTLASTAILSGIGKGSYYVIATDSNGNKATSQVLTVTEPAILTNILTSDYVLCGDYNDWTINATPSGGTQPYNYSWNTGAKTASIQNVPPGNYIAVVTDSRGCTITKTITTTAPAHLDAVENIKIPTCYGGSDATIVVTPIAGIAPYTYAWNTGEKTNTLSNASAGDYTIEITDAKGCIISRTYSIVNPPKDVIDLGKDVTLCFDQTLTINATIDDDKATYSWKSDKGFSSNKAMITVSEPANYTVTVTNKLGCEATDTIQILSQNTAISAEFAMSSQVFKNEKIIIVDISNPEADEIEWILPAKANIVTKNKDYAEISFSETGEYEITLNTKKGNCTAFQTKQILVTEGEYEENPDEGPITEKKFDLKIYPNPSQGIFTVDVTLDKIMPAHVKVYNLNNNLLIDSKTEEGKDNYLFNFNLGGLPPGLYFVLFESQQGSKLRKIIIQ, via the coding sequence GTGAATGCAAAACCGGGTAGTTATTATGTTGTTGTAAAAGATTCCAAAAAAGTAGAAGTAACCAGCAATACAATCGTTGTTACACAGCCTGATCCGTTAGTATTTTCAACAACACAGGAACCTGTAAAATGTTTCGGAGACAGCAACGGAACAATAACTGTGACAGCCTCTGGAGGAAATGGAAATTTCAGCTATCGCTATTTTCATAAAGGTTTACTAGTTAAAGACTGGCAAAATTTTACCAATGCAACAAATACAACTATTTCAGATTTAGCGGAAGGAGACTATATAATTGATGTAAAAGATTCTCAGGGATGTAGTAGTGCAAATACGACTGTAAAAATTACTACTCCAACAGCATTAAGCATAACTGCTGTCACCTCTGCCGCTACAGGAAAGGGTTTAAGCAACGGATCTGCTTCAATTACTGCTCAGGGCGGTAACGGCAACTATACCTATAAATGGTTTAAAAGTGATAATACCAATAGCAATCAAAATACAAATACAGCAGCAAACTTGGCTGCAGGCAAATATTATGTTGTAGTTTCAGACTCAAAAAGCTGTGAATTGATTTCTGAATTATTAGAAATAACAGAACCGCCATTACTGGAAACAAGTATTGCAGTTCAAAATGTTATCTTGTGTAATGGTGATAAAAACGGAAGCTTAAAACCAACGACAATAGGAGGATTCTTAAAGTCCGGAGAAAATTACACTTATCAGTGGTTTGAAAACGGAAATCCAACCACCCTTGCATCAACTGCAATTTTAAGCGGTATTGGTAAAGGTTCTTACTATGTAATTGCTACTGATTCTAATGGTAATAAGGCTACAAGTCAAGTTTTGACTGTAACAGAACCTGCAATTTTAACCAATATCCTGACATCTGATTATGTATTATGCGGAGATTATAATGACTGGACTATAAATGCAACACCGTCCGGTGGTACCCAGCCGTATAATTATTCATGGAATACAGGAGCTAAAACAGCCAGTATACAAAACGTTCCTCCCGGAAATTATATTGCAGTGGTAACCGACAGCCGTGGTTGTACAATTACAAAAACCATTACTACAACAGCACCGGCTCATCTGGATGCAGTAGAAAATATAAAAATTCCAACCTGCTATGGAGGTTCTGATGCTACAATAGTAGTAACTCCTATAGCCGGAATCGCACCCTATACTTATGCATGGAATACCGGAGAAAAAACAAACACTTTAAGCAATGCGTCAGCAGGTGACTATACAATTGAAATTACAGATGCTAAAGGCTGTATTATTTCAAGAACTTATTCAATTGTAAATCCTCCAAAAGATGTTATAGATCTTGGTAAAGACGTAACATTATGCTTTGATCAGACTTTGACCATTAATGCTACGATTGACGATGACAAAGCAACTTATTCATGGAAATCTGATAAAGGTTTTTCCAGCAATAAAGCTATGATTACTGTTTCTGAGCCTGCTAATTACACTGTAACTGTTACCAATAAATTAGGCTGCGAAGCTACAGATACCATTCAGATATTGAGTCAAAACACAGCTATTAGCGCTGAATTTGCAATGTCAAGCCAGGTATTCAAAAATGAAAAAATTATAATTGTGGATATCAGTAACCCTGAAGCTGATGAAATTGAATGGATTTTACCGGCTAAAGCAAACATTGTGACTAAAAATAAGGATTATGCTGAAATCAGTTTTAGTGAAACCGGAGAGTATGAAATTACTTTAAACACTAAAAAAGGAAATTGTACCGCTTTCCAGACTAAACAAATTTTGGTTACTGAAGGAGAATATGAAGAAAATCCTGACGAGGGTCCTATTACAGAGAAAAAATTTGACCTGAAAATTTATCCGAACCCATCACAGGGAATTTTTACAGTTGATGTAACACTGGATAAAATTATGCCGGCTCACGTGAAGGTGTATAACTTAAATAACAACCTGCTTATTGATTCTAAAACCGAAGAAGGAAAAGACAATTACCTGTTCAACTTTAATTTAGGCGGATTGCCACCAGGACTTTATTTTGTACTGTTTGAATCTCAGCAAGGAAGTAAACTAAGAAAAATCATTATTCAGTAA